DNA sequence from the Prochlorothrix hollandica PCC 9006 = CALU 1027 genome:
ATCGGTGCCAATCTTCCCCAACCGCTGCCCCAGTCCTCCCCCTTCCCCGAACCCTGGCAAGAAGCCCTCAGTTGGCAACCGGGCATCAGCTTTGCCGCCCATGCCGGTTGGGTCAATGCCATCGCCCTCAGCCCCGACGGCACCCATCTCGCCACGGGGGGCACCGATCAACAGGTTCGCCTGTGGGATATCCAGAGTGGTGATCTGGTGGGGGAATATGCCACCCCATCCCCCATTAGTGCCCTAGCCTTTAGTCCCGACGGCACCTACTTGGCCAGCGGTAATTACGATCATCGCATTCAAATTTGGCGTATTGCGGATCAATCCCTCGTCAAAACCCTAAAAGGTCATGATGGCTCTGTGAAGTCTCTAGTCTTTAGCGCTGATCCACAGCACCACGATCGTTGCCTGATCAGTGGTAGCTACGATCAGACCCTGCGTATTTGGGACATTAGCAGCGGCAGCGCCGATGTTTTGGAAGGCCATACCGGCAGCATCCAAACCCTAGCCTGGGCAGGGGCGCAACGCTGTTTGATCAGCGGTGGCGAAGAGGGACAGTTGCGGCTCTGGCAACTGCCCGATGGCCAACTCCTGGATACCTTGGCCCAAGGTCGCAGTGCGGTGGAAACCCTAGCCCTCAGTCCCGATGGTTCGATCCTGGCCAGTGGCACCACCAACGGCAGTCTCTATGTCTGGCACTTACCCAGCCGCACCCTCCGCTACACCCTCGATGGCCACACCGGGCCGATCGCAGCCCTCGCCATCACTGTCGATGGCCAGACCCTGATCAGTGGCGGCGCTGATGGGCGGCTCAAGTTGTGGCAGTTAGCCACGGGCCAACCCCAAGGCAACGTGGCCGATCCCATTGAAGCCATTCTCGATCTGGTGTTAAGCCCGTCGGGTAACCTGATTATCAGTAGCCACCCAGGGGGACAGGTGCAGTGTTGGTGGCGGCAGGAGCAGCAATAACCCATGGATCCCATTACCTTGTTGGGCCTCGTGGCCGGTGGCTGTACCACCATTGCCTTTGTGCCCCAACTCCTGAAGATTTGGCGATCGAAGTCGGCCAAAGACATTTCCCTGGGGATGTTTCTCATTTTCTGCCTGGGGGTTTTTCTCTGGTTGCTCTATGGCCTGTTGACCCAAGATATTCCTGTAATAGTCGCTAACTTCATCACCCTGATCCTGTCGGGCACCATTTTGGCCCTCAAGTTTCGCTATAAATCGTAGGGATCCCTCGATGAATGGGGGAAGACGGCGCAGCCGCCCCCCATAAACCGCCCCCCATAAACCGCCTACTATCCCCCTGATGTTCACGTTGGCACCTGGCCCACACTGGCAATGATTCAAGGTGCCCGTAGCAGAGTCCCATGGACTGGCTAAAAACCTGGGGATCCTGTAGAGAACTCATGGGGTGGGTTCACCGATTTAGGTAGGGGCAATCCCCCCGTGGTTGCCCCGGTTGTGGATCGCCAAGAGGGTCGCCAAGAGGGTCGCCAAGAGGGTCGGCACGGGGGCGAGAACCCGACCCAAGGTCGATGGTTCCCCTGGGAAATGTACCCCTTTAATCCGGCTCTGATCGGCGATCGTGGGGCTGAAACCCGACTCACTTTCCCCCTGAATCGTTACCTTGAGGGCTGGGGCGATCGCCTTGGCCCAAAGTTCTTGCGGTTTTAGGATCATTTCTTTTGAACAGCTTATGTAGAGATGATCCAAGCCGCTGCCTAGAACGAATCTGACCCTTGCAATCGGCACTAGCGCCACCCCCAAGAACTAGGCTCAACGCCCTAGGATGCGGAGTGGATCAGTTGCCCCTGGTGTTTCCCCGTCCGGGGCGATCGCCATCAGCCCTAACAACGCTGCACGGGGTCTCCCCCCAGGTTTGATGCTGCAACCCCTGAGAACACCTGAGAGTGGGCACCGGGGCACCGCCCCTACCTTTCCTTTAACCCACTGGCATACACCTCTTACTGGGGAACCCTCGACTTCGGGTAGGGTTCTCGCCCCCGGGCCGACCCTCTTGGCGACCCTCTTGGCGATCCACAACCGGGGCAACCATGGGGGGATTGCCCCTACCAAAATCGGGGAATCTGCCAAGGTGAAATAGACCCTCTCCAAGCGTCTGAGGTCTGTTTTCTGAAGCCTGAAACCTGAAGCCTGAAACCCTCATTCTCCCGTGACCCCCTGAATAATTACGACTGCCACCCAAGTTTCTGTCAATGTTTCTGTCAATAATCCGGGTTTGCTATCAACTTCACCCCATACAGCACTCCTAAATCAGTTGTAAGGATCTCGATGGCTGAAACCCTTGGTGTGGTGTGCCCCCGGAGGGGGCACACCACACGACCCATTTAGGACTGCTGTAGACTTTTTCCCCAACAGGGTAGCCCTCCTCACTGGTGAAGAGTCGATATCTTGGGCCTGATGGGTATGGGATCAGCGGGGATGATTATAACGACACGACCACAGTTTACTGATAGTCTAATCACGGTTCCATTGAGTTATGAAAACCCAATTATTACAATGGTCTTATGGGCGAGGAAGACGGGATTTTAGCCGCATTCAACTGCCCAATGTAGACCTCAGTAAAGTCAAATTAAAGTTTATTTGTCTGAGTCAAGCGAACTTACAAGGTGCAAATCTTAGTCAAGGTCAATTTGCGGGTGCTGACTTTGTTTATGCCCATTTGGAAGATGCCAATCTCAGTGGGGCCAACTTTATTGGTGCAAACTTTTTAGCGGCCAACTTACAACGGGCTAATTTATCCCGTGCCATGCTCTGTGGCAGCTTATTAAGCGTAACGGACCTGAGCTATGCCTGCCTAGAACAAGCCACCTTAGCCGGGGCCGACCTGCGATCGGCCAACTTAACCGGAGCCAATTTATCCCATGCCAACTTGCAAGGGGCGAACCTCACCGCAGCCAATTTGACCCAGGCCAATTTGACAGGAGCCGATCTAACCGGGGCTATATTGACAGGAACCCTATTGCCCGATGCCACTGCCCCAGAACCCAAACCCCAGCCCTTAAGTTTAATTGCTCCAGTCTTTAATACTCTGATGCCGCCCCAAGAGGCTAAGAAGTCCCTAAGATCGCGAAGAACTAAGGTCAAAGGCCAGGGTTTACAAACTAATTTCTCCGATGTAATGGTCTATAAGGCAGTGCCTAAAACCGATGGTGATTTAGCCAGGGCAGCAGATAACCGCGCTCTGGAATCCAGTTGGTCTGAGGAGGTCAGTGGAGACTTGCAAGCGGGCACAACCACCAACACGCATGGAAAGGTAAGGGATAGTTCTCTGCTGTTTCTGCATCAAGATCTGGGGAGCTATTTCCAATCCGAAAACCCCACCGATGCCCAGGTTCGGCTCCAGCGATCGATCCTGCTGCGCAAAGGCCATTATCCGTTGCGGAAGAAATTACTCCTCGCCTATGACGAACGCTGTGCCATTAGCCGCTGCCCAGTGCATCAGGTGTTGGAAGTAGCTTATATTTTGCCCTTTTGTGGCAAACTAACCAATGACCCTAGCAATGTGTTGCTTTTGCGATCGGATTTACATTTACTCTTTGATCTACACTTAATAGCCATCGATCCCAATACCCTCACCGTCCGGTTAGCGCCTTGGCTCCAGGACAGTTACTACAGCAATTTAGAAGGGCGATCGTTGTACCTGCCCTTGAACCCTGATCTTTGCCCCAGCCCTGAAGCCCTGGCAGAACACCAGAACCTCTGTGAATGGGAGGTAAATGAAGCCTGGACTAATGCCTATGCCCTGTAAGACTAACGCTGTGCGATCGAGGGCCATTTTCTGCAAGGGAATGCGGGGCGGTGTCTGCCTGTCTGCTTTGGGGACGGTATAGCCCTAACGATAGCCGTAACTATTCAGGGGGAAAGTGAGTAGGGTTTCAGGCCCACGATCGCCGGTCAGAGCCGGATCAACGGGGTGCATTGCACCTGAGAACCATCGACCTCGGGTAGGGTTCTCGCTCCCGTGCCGATCCTCTTGGCGACCCCCAACCGGGGCAACCACGGGGGGATTGCCCCTACCAAAATTGGAACCATCGACCTCGGGTAGGGTTCTCGCTCCCGTGCCGACCCTCTTGGCGACCCCCAACCGGGGCAACCACGGGGGGATTGCCCCTACCAAAATCGGCGACCCCCCCCAGTGAAATGGACCTTCTCCAATCGCCTAAGGTCTGTTGTCTAGAGCCTGAAACCCTCATTCTCCTGTGGACCCCTGAATAATTACGAGATCAGACGGCTCTAGGGGTTCCAGATTGGATCTCAGATCCCTAAAACCAGTCTAAACTTATAAACGATTGTGGACTGTATTGCTGGCAAATGCCAACTTGAAATGCACCGGCGTAGCGAAGACTGAAAAGACATCTTCCATATCCGTCAGGGTCAATAAGGTTTGAAATTGATCATTGACACTACAAAAGGCAAGCTGAACCCCAACAGACTCTAACGTTTTCAAAATTCTCACCAATACTCCCAAGCCAGAGCTATCAATAAACCCTAGATCGCTGCAGTCAATTAAAATGGCTCTAACATTCTGCTTAAGGGCTTCTTGAACCTGCTGATAAAGCTGCTTACCAGTGTGGGCATCTAAAACACCCGTTGGCTTTAAAATTCCGAGGGAAGATGACATAGTGACGGGGAATTAAGCATTGAGATTGACAGTGAGCACGAGTAACAAATAGGGATAACCTAGGCCACACCAGCTTTCTTATACTCACCCCTGACGGCATGATCCGGATCAGGTACCTCGATTAAGGGGGGGACGCTGCGCCGCCGCCCAGCACCAGGGGGCGCATCTCGTCATTGGGGGGGCAGGATCGGATTGAAATCAGGGGAGGTCAATGCCCCCCCCAACCCTGACATGCGCCCAGCACCAGGCATTAAGGTGTCCCCTTGTTAAACTGGGGGAAGGCCAGACCTCGGAACCCTGCTGGTTGGGGTTTTGGCAAGTTTTGTCAGTCACTCAGATCCAGACCTTTGATGGGGCTATCGATAGCATGGGATATTCATCAACTACACGGGATAAGCCCACGGCTTTCCCCTTTTGCGGTAGGCCCGATCGACCGCGATCGGTTCCGTTAACCCCTGGGGCGATCGCCTTTTATCAGGTTGCCCAAGGCTTGAACCCAGAGAGCTGCCCCCACACCTACAACTTCCACCTCCACACCACCTGCTCCGATGGGCGGCTGTCGCCCCAGGCCGTGATTGATCAAGCCCTGGCCATTGGTTTGCAAGGCTTAGCCATTACCGACCACCACAGTCTGGCGGGGTATCGTCAAGCCCAAGCCTACCTAGAGACTCGGCAGCTAGAGACTCGGCAGCTAGAGACCCGGCAGCTAGCGACCCGGCAGCTAGCGACCCAGCAGGCCATGGGGGAGTCAAATTCCGGTTCCCGTTTGCCCCGCCTCTGGAGCGGCACGGAGATTACAGCCCGGTTGTTGGACACAGATGTGCATATTCTCGGCTATGGTTTTGATCCAGAGGCAACGGCCCTGGCTCCCTACTGCGCCGGGTATGAGCGCAATCCTACGGGAGAAGCCTTTGGGGCGGCGGCGGTAATTGCGGCCCTCCAGGAAGCCGGGGGGTGGGCGGTGTTGGCTCACCCGGCCCGCTATCGCCAATCCCCAGAAGAACTGGTGCCCGCTGCGGTGGCCTTGGGCATTGACGGCGTGGAAAGCTTTTATGCCTACGACAATCCCAACCCCTGGCGGGTCAGCCCCTCCCAAACCCTGCGGGTCAGTGGGCTAGCCGCTGCCCACAATCTGATGCAAACCTGCGGGACAGACTCCCACGGCTTGAGTTTATTACAGCGATTGTAGAGACCTAGGGGTTAGGGTAGTGGTGCGAGCCTCAAGCCCAGGGTATTGAAACCGTAAGGGGTGAAACCGTAAGGGGTGAAACCCTGTACATTGCCCAGCGTCTGATGACACCCCAGTCAGACTCGTGATTATTACGTCCACCCTCTCGTAACGATAGCCTGGAGGCTGCCATGGCATTGCATTCCCACTCCCCTTCCCATAGCCATGATCATAGTTTCCACCCCTTGGCGGGCGATCGCCGTCGGGCGGTGCGGCGGGTGTTAGTGGGCACCTTGGTGCTCAATGTGCTGGTGGTGGTTCTCAAGGTTGTTGTGGGGCTGTGGACTGGATCCCTGAGTGTGTTGGCGGATGCCCTCCACAGTGTCACCGACAGCTTAAACAATGTCTTGGGTCTGGTGACCAACCAACTGTCCTCCCCGGAACCCGATCGGGATCATCCCTATGGCCACCAAAAGTTTGAAGCCGTGGGAGCCTTGGGCATTGCGGCCATGTTGGGTATTGCCTGTTTTGAGATTTTCAAGGGGGCGATCGATCGCCTGATCCAGGGCATCAAGCCCATGGAAGTGGGGTCAACGGATCTGTGGATTTTGCTACTGGTCTTGGGCATTAATATTTTTGTGGCCTTTTATGAGCGATCGGTGGGGCGACGACTGCAAAGCCCGATTCTGATCGCCGATGCTTACCACACCATGAGCGATATTTGGATTACCATTAGCGTTTTGGTGGGATTACTGGGGATCTGGATCTTCAACTGGCCCTGGTTGGATGTGATCATGACCTTTCCCGTAGCCCTGTTGGTGTTGTGGAGTTGTTGGTGTGTATTGCGGGATAATTTGCCCTGGCTGGTGGATGAGGTGGCGATCGCCCCCGAAGCAATTCACCAAGTGGTGATGGAGGTGGCGGGGGTGGTCAACTGCCACAAAATTGCCTCGCGGGGGCTATTGGGGCGGCAGGTGTTTATTGATATGCATTTGATTGTGGAAGCCCAGGATGTGAAGACCGCCCACGACATTACGGAGGCGGTGGAAGCCAAGCTAGAGGAGCGCTATGCTCCGGTGCGCATCACGATCCATGTGGAACCCCCCTCCTACCATGAGGAAGATATTACCTATCGACAGCCGACCTAACGTGGGGAACAAGATTGTATTTCCCCCCAGAATTGGGATCATCGGGGGTCCAAGATCAGAACGTCGAGATTTAGATCAATAGGTGGGGCCACGGTGGCTCAAGATCCGGGTTACAGGGGCTAGGATCACGTTCAGGGCCGAGATCGA
Encoded proteins:
- a CDS encoding WD40 repeat domain-containing protein, with protein sequence MPPKLSRWLQIAEVSALVLTLLGFLFFWLNGQVALLLAAMVLALLLNLWNRYNSDLRTRQRSLGELKRLRQDLFTELDALNQDIQRQSAGGLSYLQSSQDLELAMAQLRLQNVRLGASLQTVVQALNQLLPNPVDLVPEPPGSAPEPSVQSLGDRPPSGGQPDRFPSDRLPTPTPPVPSASAPEPSLPSLDPPSVSADFFNPGDIGANLPQPLPQSSPFPEPWQEALSWQPGISFAAHAGWVNAIALSPDGTHLATGGTDQQVRLWDIQSGDLVGEYATPSPISALAFSPDGTYLASGNYDHRIQIWRIADQSLVKTLKGHDGSVKSLVFSADPQHHDRCLISGSYDQTLRIWDISSGSADVLEGHTGSIQTLAWAGAQRCLISGGEEGQLRLWQLPDGQLLDTLAQGRSAVETLALSPDGSILASGTTNGSLYVWHLPSRTLRYTLDGHTGPIAALAITVDGQTLISGGADGRLKLWQLATGQPQGNVADPIEAILDLVLSPSGNLIISSHPGGQVQCWWRQEQQ
- a CDS encoding SemiSWEET transporter; this translates as MDPITLLGLVAGGCTTIAFVPQLLKIWRSKSAKDISLGMFLIFCLGVFLWLLYGLLTQDIPVIVANFITLILSGTILALKFRYKS
- a CDS encoding pentapeptide repeat-containing protein, coding for MKTQLLQWSYGRGRRDFSRIQLPNVDLSKVKLKFICLSQANLQGANLSQGQFAGADFVYAHLEDANLSGANFIGANFLAANLQRANLSRAMLCGSLLSVTDLSYACLEQATLAGADLRSANLTGANLSHANLQGANLTAANLTQANLTGADLTGAILTGTLLPDATAPEPKPQPLSLIAPVFNTLMPPQEAKKSLRSRRTKVKGQGLQTNFSDVMVYKAVPKTDGDLARAADNRALESSWSEEVSGDLQAGTTTNTHGKVRDSSLLFLHQDLGSYFQSENPTDAQVRLQRSILLRKGHYPLRKKLLLAYDERCAISRCPVHQVLEVAYILPFCGKLTNDPSNVLLLRSDLHLLFDLHLIAIDPNTLTVRLAPWLQDSYYSNLEGRSLYLPLNPDLCPSPEALAEHQNLCEWEVNEAWTNAYAL
- a CDS encoding thioredoxin; amino-acid sequence: MEPSTSGRVLAPVPTLLATPNRGNHGGIAPTKIGDPPQ
- a CDS encoding STAS domain-containing protein is translated as MSSSLGILKPTGVLDAHTGKQLYQQVQEALKQNVRAILIDCSDLGFIDSSGLGVLVRILKTLESVGVQLAFCSVNDQFQTLLTLTDMEDVFSVFATPVHFKLAFASNTVHNRL
- a CDS encoding PHP domain-containing protein — translated: MGYSSTTRDKPTAFPFCGRPDRPRSVPLTPGAIAFYQVAQGLNPESCPHTYNFHLHTTCSDGRLSPQAVIDQALAIGLQGLAITDHHSLAGYRQAQAYLETRQLETRQLETRQLATRQLATQQAMGESNSGSRLPRLWSGTEITARLLDTDVHILGYGFDPEATALAPYCAGYERNPTGEAFGAAAVIAALQEAGGWAVLAHPARYRQSPEELVPAAVALGIDGVESFYAYDNPNPWRVSPSQTLRVSGLAAAHNLMQTCGTDSHGLSLLQRL
- a CDS encoding cation diffusion facilitator family transporter, with protein sequence MALHSHSPSHSHDHSFHPLAGDRRRAVRRVLVGTLVLNVLVVVLKVVVGLWTGSLSVLADALHSVTDSLNNVLGLVTNQLSSPEPDRDHPYGHQKFEAVGALGIAAMLGIACFEIFKGAIDRLIQGIKPMEVGSTDLWILLLVLGINIFVAFYERSVGRRLQSPILIADAYHTMSDIWITISVLVGLLGIWIFNWPWLDVIMTFPVALLVLWSCWCVLRDNLPWLVDEVAIAPEAIHQVVMEVAGVVNCHKIASRGLLGRQVFIDMHLIVEAQDVKTAHDITEAVEAKLEERYAPVRITIHVEPPSYHEEDITYRQPT